A window of Sphingobium herbicidovorans contains these coding sequences:
- a CDS encoding tol-pal system YbgF family protein translates to MRYALFATTALLLGAPGLVAIAPAAAAQNVALDVRVDRLEKEMRAVQRKVFPAGAPLQAEITPPAPPTVAPGTPSSSPVSDLMARVGALESQLASMTGQVEENSFKIRQLEDAFNKYKAEAQSRAEVVAPPPVRPGVSTEPVASTPPRPTPGANGAASEARKAAVAAIERPSTGDAAGDAYTYGFRLWDAKFYPEAQAQLKATVDKYGSAPVASRAANLLGRAYLDDGKPALASVTFYENYQKRPNGDRAADSLTWLGEALMQLKKPADACKVYAELEQVYGASLSGTQRSMMDKGRAKAKCS, encoded by the coding sequence ATGCGTTACGCCTTATTTGCGACGACCGCCTTGCTGCTGGGTGCGCCGGGGCTGGTTGCGATTGCACCGGCAGCTGCGGCCCAGAATGTCGCGCTGGACGTGCGCGTAGACCGGCTGGAAAAGGAAATGCGCGCCGTGCAGCGCAAGGTTTTTCCCGCAGGCGCGCCGCTGCAGGCGGAGATCACGCCTCCCGCGCCCCCCACCGTTGCGCCGGGAACGCCATCATCCTCGCCGGTTTCCGACCTGATGGCGCGGGTGGGCGCGCTGGAATCGCAGCTTGCGTCCATGACCGGGCAGGTTGAGGAAAACAGCTTCAAGATCCGGCAGCTGGAAGACGCGTTCAACAAATATAAGGCCGAGGCGCAGAGCCGCGCCGAAGTGGTGGCTCCGCCGCCCGTGCGACCGGGCGTATCGACAGAACCTGTGGCATCGACGCCCCCGAGGCCCACGCCGGGCGCCAACGGCGCGGCCAGCGAAGCGCGCAAGGCAGCGGTCGCGGCGATCGAGCGGCCATCGACGGGCGATGCCGCTGGCGACGCCTATACTTACGGCTTCCGGTTGTGGGATGCCAAATTCTATCCCGAAGCGCAGGCGCAGCTGAAGGCGACGGTCGATAAATATGGCTCTGCGCCGGTGGCGAGCCGTGCGGCCAACCTGCTCGGCCGCGCCTATCTGGACGATGGCAAGCCTGCGCTCGCGTCGGTCACTTTCTACGAAAATTACCAGAAACGGCCCAATGGCGACCGTGCCGCCGACAGTCTGACATGGCTGGGCGAAGCGTTGATGCAGCTGAAAAAGCCGGCCGACGCATGCAAGGTTTATGCGGAACTGGAGCAGGTCTATGGCGCGAGCCTGTCGGGCACGCAGCGGAGCATGATGGACAAGGGCCGCGCCAAGGCGAAGTGCAGCTAA